From one Doryrhamphus excisus isolate RoL2022-K1 chromosome 9, RoL_Dexc_1.0, whole genome shotgun sequence genomic stretch:
- the slc35a5 gene encoding probable UDP-sugar transporter protein SLC35A5, whose protein sequence is MVCCSSCSSLCSCSSVYTLALGMSFVTLGTSRILLLKFSANAENKYDFLPASVNLLAEALKLLFCLIMSVRVFIQEGRSYRELRCSSASTLLRSLKWAVPAFLYFLDNLIIFYVMTYLQPAMAVLFSNFVILTTAILFRIVLKRRLSWVQWAALVILFLSIVSLTTGSGSSQKSVSMLGVHSNPLSIPSNSCLLYTQLLEQMKNSSASGSWVSTLPGQVWRDSLVEKLRSLGIGHILLLLQCFISAMANIYNEKILKEGDQLTESIFIQNSKLYVFGVMFNGLTLVTGQEARGLTVHCGLLHGHNVYSLALVVVTAALGLSVAFILKFRDNMFHVLTGQITTVLVTGLSLFLFNFRPSLDFFLQAPMVLLAIFIYNASRPQDLEYSLQQAKLRVINGEVLKRSRGDGEELELLTKANTDSDSEESSL, encoded by the exons ATGGTGTGCTGCTCCTCCTGCTCCAGCCTGTGCTCCTGCTCGTCAGTCTACACGCTGGCCTTGGGCATGAGTTTTGTCACCCTGGGCACCAGTCGCATCCTGCTACTTAAATTCTCTGCTAATGCTG AGAACAAATATGACTTCCTCCCGGCATCTGTCAACCTGCTGGCGGAGGCGCTGAAGCTGCTCTTCTGCTTAATAATGTCAGTCAGGGTGTTCATCCAAG AGGGGCGCTCATACAGAGAGCTTCGCTGTTCCTCTGCCTCGACCCTACTTAGATCTCTGAAGTGGGCTGTCCCTGCTTTCCTCTACTTCCTTGACAACCTTATCATCTTCTATGTCATGACCTACCTGCAGCCT GCCATGGCAGTCCTGTTCTCCAACTTTGTGATCCTCACCACAGCTATTCTCTTCAGGATCGTTCTAAA GAGGCGTCTGTCCTGGGTGCAGTGGGCTGCGTTGGTCATACTCTTCCTGTCCATTGTCTCCTTGACAACAGGATCGGGGTCCAGCCAGAAGTCCGTGTCCATGCTGGGTGTCCACTCCAACCCCCTCTCCATCCCATCCAACTCCTGCCTGCTGTACACGCAGCTGCTGGAGCAGATGAAGAACAGCAG CGCCAGTGGCTCGTGGGTCTCGACCCTGCCCGGCCAAGTGTGGAGGGACAGCCTGGTGGAAAAGCTGCGCTCCCTGGGCATAGGCCATATTCTGCTCCTCCTGCAGTGTTTCATATCAGCCATGGCCAACATCTACAACGAGAAGATCCTCAAAGAAGGAGACCAGCTTACCGAGAGCATCTTCATTCAGAACAGCAAACT GTATGTCTTCGGTGTGATGTTTAATGGTTTGACCCTCGTCACTGGACAAGAGGCTCGAGGCCTCACCGTCCACTGTGGCCTCCTTCATGGTCATAACGTCTACTCTCTAGCTCTGGTGGTGGTAACTG CTGCCCTTGGTTTATCCGTGGCCTTTATCTTGAAGTTTCGAGACAACATGTTCCACGTGCTGACGGGCCAGATCACCACGGTTCTGGTCACCGGCctctccctcttcctcttcaacTTCCGCCCCTCTCTGGACTTCTTCCTGCAGGCTCCCATGGTCCTGCTGGCCATCTTTATCTACAACGCCAGCCGACCGCAGGACTTGGAGTACAGTCTTCAACAGGCAAAACTGCGGGTCATCAACGGGGAGGTGTTAAAGAGGTCCAGAGGG GATGGCGAGGAACTGGAACTGCTGACTAAGGCCAATACAGATAGCGATTCAGAAGAGTCGTCTTTGTAG